One window of Candidatus Nitrospira kreftii genomic DNA carries:
- a CDS encoding hypothetical protein (conserved protein of unknown function) — protein sequence MNEDVSSSPVTDSEVLARFVLFRGWIRSSNSTVKPDAFIPYPYPDLSVTRHISLSVKEIWQIGQAVADSRPATLYGRADIQALHVRRQYLRIVPTSEPRNHANITGWPNDKPAQKIIAQELAAVAHYLANPNQ from the coding sequence GTGAATGAGGATGTCTCATCATCTCCTGTAACAGATAGTGAAGTCCTGGCGCGCTTTGTCCTGTTTCGAGGATGGATTCGAAGCAGTAATAGTACGGTTAAACCGGATGCATTCATCCCGTATCCGTATCCTGACCTCTCAGTAACCCGCCACATCAGCTTATCAGTAAAAGAAATTTGGCAGATCGGACAGGCAGTGGCTGATAGCCGTCCTGCGACGCTATACGGGCGAGCCGACATTCAGGCTCTACACGTCAGGCGGCAATACCTGAGAATCGTTCCAACGTCTGAGCCGAGGAACCACGCGAATATCACAGGTTGGCCGAACGACAAGCCGGCACAGAAAATTATCGCACAGGAACTTGCAGCGGTAGCGCATTACTTGGCTAATCCAAATCAATAG
- a CDS encoding hypothetical protein (conserved protein of unknown function) — translation MMYSTLDSPQLSYGTAPTHGASEEARFIAKESQEGRRRLREAHSIGLGVDRAFEELFVVVRECRTPNWDGYGASSIASQTFTHACRFLGILPLGIPAPSVGAEPDGHVTFEWYRSPRWVLSVSVSPEGDLHYAALLGSSKVYGSEPFFGETPSRILELIRQVSFL, via the coding sequence ATGATGTATTCAACGCTTGATTCTCCCCAGCTTTCCTACGGCACTGCTCCCACTCATGGCGCCAGTGAGGAGGCTCGGTTTATTGCCAAGGAATCCCAGGAAGGGCGGCGTCGTTTGCGGGAGGCTCATTCCATAGGTCTCGGCGTTGATCGTGCTTTTGAAGAGCTGTTCGTGGTCGTAAGAGAATGCAGAACGCCGAACTGGGATGGATATGGGGCATCATCGATTGCGTCTCAGACCTTCACCCATGCATGCCGATTTCTCGGCATCCTCCCTCTCGGAATTCCTGCGCCCTCTGTTGGGGCTGAGCCCGATGGGCATGTAACTTTCGAGTGGTATCGCAGTCCACGATGGGTTCTTTCCGTAAGCGTCAGTCCAGAAGGCGACCTACATTATGCCGCACTGCTCGGCTCAAGCAAGGTATATGGATCCGAGCCGTTCTTTGGCGAAACCCCCTCACGTATCCTCGAACTGATCCGCCAGGTCAGTTTTCTGTGA
- a CDS encoding Na+-dependent transporter, translated as MESRKPTLLGLSQFIHHHFLWFLISAYALSAIFPAAGLWIRNVSLGDVYIFETQMHVSLLLLLLATLMFNAGLGVQTSHVRSLMQKSPVMVAGLAANLIIPMIYIFSITVVMRLWYEPDEAQHILVGLALVAAMPIAGASTAWAQNSNGNLALSLGLVLASTVLSPIITPVALQVFGEMASEEYERVLQDLAAYGSGTFLSLWIVLPSILGLAARFAVPEARLTAMMPFIKLSNSVVLLLLNYSNGSVSLPQAVADRDFDFLAVTVGITTGLCVTAFASGYGLSRLFKVDQADRVSLMYGLGMNNNGTGLVLASLALASYPRVMVPIILYNVVQHLVAGGVHEVTSRTGGDRKVGA; from the coding sequence ATGGAGAGCCGCAAACCCACGCTCCTCGGGCTGTCCCAGTTCATTCACCACCATTTTCTTTGGTTCTTGATCAGCGCCTATGCCCTCTCCGCGATCTTTCCGGCGGCCGGGTTATGGATCAGGAACGTGAGCTTGGGCGACGTTTACATCTTTGAGACACAGATGCATGTCTCGTTGCTCTTGCTCCTTCTCGCCACCCTCATGTTTAACGCTGGATTGGGCGTGCAGACGTCGCACGTACGATCTCTCATGCAAAAAAGCCCGGTGATGGTGGCCGGACTCGCGGCCAATCTGATCATCCCCATGATCTATATTTTTAGCATCACCGTGGTCATGCGATTGTGGTATGAGCCGGACGAAGCGCAGCATATCCTCGTCGGCCTCGCGTTGGTCGCCGCCATGCCGATTGCCGGCGCGTCTACCGCCTGGGCGCAGAACTCCAATGGGAATTTGGCGCTGAGTTTAGGACTGGTTCTCGCCTCCACCGTTCTCAGCCCTATCATCACACCGGTGGCACTGCAGGTGTTTGGAGAGATGGCATCGGAGGAGTATGAGAGAGTACTGCAGGACCTGGCCGCCTACGGATCGGGAACCTTCTTGAGCCTCTGGATCGTCCTGCCGTCCATCCTGGGTTTGGCGGCGCGATTCGCCGTGCCTGAAGCAAGACTCACCGCCATGATGCCGTTCATCAAACTCAGCAATTCCGTCGTGTTGTTGCTCTTGAACTACTCGAATGGATCGGTCTCGCTTCCCCAGGCGGTGGCGGACCGCGATTTTGATTTTTTGGCAGTGACGGTAGGGATCACCACGGGCCTCTGCGTCACGGCCTTTGCCTCAGGATATGGGCTGAGCCGTCTGTTCAAAGTCGACCAGGCTGACCGGGTTTCGCTCATGTATGGACTGGGGATGAATAACAACGGGACCGGGCTGGTCCTGGCCTCTCTCGCGCTGGCCTCGTACCCACGCGTCATGGTCCCCATCATTCTGTACAACGTAGTCCAGCATCTGGTGGCCGGAGGGGTGCATGAGGTGACAAGTCGAACTGGTGGCGATCGCAAGGTAGGAGCGTAG
- a CDS encoding hypothetical protein (conserved protein of unknown function), protein MKKQIHVGLDSQCYTYRIDAMAKLDKPVDDLAKQRIALFRIFLYRDGGLFISPTVRSEYQRIRSQTRAVFHEEWTTLFPETRPINSSRMDARIIELQAHHPDADDCRILAEAEDAGLSVLLSFDSKFISRLSPHTPVSIMRPLDYWPSLNIPRGSTPATTSRFDNPMADQSWWKWI, encoded by the coding sequence ATGAAGAAACAGATCCATGTCGGCTTAGATTCGCAGTGCTACACGTATCGGATTGACGCAATGGCAAAGTTAGATAAGCCGGTGGACGACCTTGCCAAGCAGAGGATCGCGCTCTTTAGAATATTTTTGTATCGCGATGGAGGTCTCTTCATTTCTCCTACAGTGCGTTCCGAGTATCAGCGCATTCGTAGCCAAACACGCGCCGTGTTTCATGAAGAGTGGACCACGCTTTTCCCGGAAACCCGGCCTATCAATAGTTCACGCATGGATGCCCGAATCATTGAGCTTCAGGCGCATCATCCGGATGCTGATGACTGTCGAATTTTGGCAGAAGCAGAGGACGCAGGGCTTTCCGTGCTGTTGTCGTTCGATTCAAAATTTATTTCTCGTCTCAGTCCACACACCCCAGTTTCCATCATGCGTCCGCTGGACTACTGGCCGTCGTTAAATATTCCACGAGGCTCAACTCCCGCAACGACTTCACGGTTCGATAATCCAATGGCCGATCAATCCTGGTGGAAATGGATCTGA
- a CDS encoding hypothetical protein (conserved protein of unknown function) produces the protein MVPQALKIDLTEQFPRLSHAPITEAVVEVRAHAEVPWEESGIRSQLAPLLPGYQKIESQSEFEHEMQFGPGQDTMQRHRDLGWRGLRCESVDHVHIAQFNRDGFVFSRLRPYDRWEQFHAEAIRLWKIHRDLAAPSGIQRLGLRFINRIELPAEGPRPDDYLRMSPEVLPGMSLSRAGFFHRDVLAVPGYPYIVVIVRTVQPVQAGGGKGFGLLLDIDVFSTEPFNLRDDLMTQCLVEMRWLKNKAFFGSITEQALMSFQ, from the coding sequence ATGGTGCCGCAAGCCTTGAAGATTGATCTCACCGAGCAGTTCCCTCGACTGTCACATGCTCCTATTACTGAGGCAGTCGTCGAAGTGCGAGCCCACGCTGAGGTGCCGTGGGAAGAATCAGGCATACGAAGCCAGCTCGCTCCACTTCTACCAGGTTATCAAAAAATTGAGTCCCAGAGTGAGTTTGAGCATGAGATGCAGTTCGGCCCAGGACAGGACACGATGCAAAGGCATCGGGATCTCGGATGGCGAGGGCTAAGGTGTGAGTCTGTCGATCACGTCCATATTGCCCAATTCAATCGAGACGGATTCGTCTTCAGCCGGCTTCGTCCCTACGACCGTTGGGAGCAGTTTCACGCCGAAGCAATACGGCTATGGAAGATTCATCGGGATCTCGCGGCCCCATCGGGAATTCAGCGGCTCGGTCTTCGTTTCATCAACCGCATCGAGCTACCGGCCGAGGGCCCTCGTCCGGATGATTATCTGCGTATGTCGCCTGAAGTCCTGCCGGGGATGTCGCTCTCGCGTGCCGGCTTTTTCCACCGAGACGTGCTCGCTGTGCCAGGCTATCCATACATCGTTGTGATCGTTCGAACTGTACAGCCGGTACAAGCCGGAGGTGGTAAAGGGTTCGGGTTGCTCCTTGATATTGACGTGTTCTCGACCGAGCCATTCAACCTTCGTGACGATCTAATGACGCAGTGTTTGGTTGAGATGCGATGGTTGAAAAATAAAGCGTTTTTCGGCAGTATTACCGAGCAGGCATTGATGAGCTTTCAATGA
- a CDS encoding hypothetical protein (conserved protein of unknown function) produces MVVIVLLVLLGFPIVTLAHDETKPETPTLTVSETGTLTHAPDTAFVTFGMETAGKSLAEAQKRNSLAMRKVMDRLRDMQIDEERIQTSAFTVSPQYRPPPNCPADPPPASTELVGYVVSNMVTVEIRALDRVGTVIEEVLKAGANSFQGLHWGLRDEQAVRLNALKQAAAKAREKAAMLSNALHVKLVRVLSATEGGHMVRSVAPMARMAMEASAGDVPISPGELKIEATVTLVYEIATN; encoded by the coding sequence ATGGTGGTGATCGTATTGCTGGTCTTGCTGGGGTTTCCGATCGTGACGCTGGCGCATGATGAAACGAAGCCGGAGACGCCGACCCTCACGGTCAGCGAAACCGGGACGCTGACGCACGCACCGGACACGGCGTTTGTGACATTCGGCATGGAGACGGCCGGTAAATCGCTCGCCGAGGCGCAGAAGCGGAACAGCCTCGCCATGAGGAAAGTCATGGATCGACTGCGGGACATGCAGATCGACGAGGAGCGAATCCAAACCTCGGCCTTTACGGTCTCCCCGCAATATCGACCGCCGCCCAACTGTCCAGCCGATCCACCGCCGGCTTCTACGGAACTTGTTGGCTACGTGGTCAGCAACATGGTGACCGTGGAAATCCGTGCCCTCGACAGAGTCGGCACGGTCATCGAGGAAGTCTTGAAGGCCGGGGCGAACAGCTTTCAAGGGTTGCACTGGGGATTGCGCGATGAACAAGCGGTACGTCTGAATGCATTGAAGCAGGCCGCCGCCAAAGCTCGCGAAAAAGCGGCCATGCTCAGCAATGCGCTGCACGTGAAGCTCGTGCGGGTGTTGTCAGCCACTGAGGGTGGCCACATGGTGAGATCCGTCGCTCCCATGGCGCGTATGGCTATGGAGGCCAGTGCCGGCGATGTGCCGATCTCACCCGGGGAGCTGAAGATCGAGGCAACGGTGACGCTGGTCTATGAGATCGCGACGAACTGA
- a CDS encoding Alkyl hydroperoxide reductase, whose amino-acid sequence MLPLGTVAPAFELRDVVSGQTYSLDSFADKTALLIMFICRHCPYVVHVEQELAKIGRDYLNTSLGILAISSNDPVGYPDDAPPKLKDMAQRLGFTFPFCQDETQDVAKAYRAACTPDFYLFDRDRRLAYRGQLDDSRPSNGKPVTGRDLRAAIQALLADTPVDGTQRPSIGCSIKWKPGNAPSYA is encoded by the coding sequence ATGCTTCCTCTTGGCACCGTTGCTCCTGCATTCGAACTGCGCGACGTGGTGAGTGGGCAGACCTATTCGCTCGATTCATTTGCCGATAAGACTGCGCTCCTGATCATGTTTATCTGCCGCCACTGTCCGTATGTGGTGCATGTGGAGCAGGAACTGGCAAAGATTGGGCGAGACTATCTGAACACAAGCTTGGGAATTCTCGCGATCAGCAGCAATGACCCGGTCGGGTATCCCGACGATGCACCGCCAAAGTTGAAAGACATGGCCCAACGTTTGGGATTCACATTTCCCTTCTGCCAGGACGAAACGCAGGACGTCGCGAAAGCCTATCGCGCCGCCTGCACGCCGGACTTTTATCTGTTCGATCGTGACCGTCGGCTTGCGTACCGTGGACAACTGGACGACAGCCGTCCTAGTAACGGCAAGCCAGTAACCGGTCGCGATCTCCGCGCTGCGATCCAAGCCCTGCTCGCGGACACACCGGTCGATGGCACTCAGCGACCGAGCATCGGCTGTAGTATCAAGTGGAAACCGGGGAATGCTCCTTCCTACGCATGA
- a CDS encoding hypothetical protein (conserved membrane protein of unknown function), with protein MTAIYVGRGLDAELASNVATQLMARDALGAHGRDELGISDILTARPIQAALASAVTFSFGAVLPLLMVLLVPVSALMWAVSGSSLVFLALLGSLAARVGGASVMIAAARVTFWGALAMAVTAGVGALFGVPA; from the coding sequence ATGACCGCCATCTACGTTGGGCGCGGGCTTGATGCCGAACTCGCCTCCAACGTCGCGACTCAGCTGATGGCACGTGATGCGCTCGGCGCACATGGGCGTGACGAGCTGGGCATATCTGACATATTGACCGCACGACCTATTCAAGCCGCATTGGCGTCGGCCGTCACGTTTTCATTTGGCGCAGTGCTGCCGCTCCTGATGGTCCTGTTGGTGCCGGTATCTGCGCTCATGTGGGCTGTTTCTGGCAGCTCGCTTGTGTTTCTCGCACTATTAGGATCTTTGGCTGCCCGCGTTGGTGGCGCGTCAGTGATGATCGCTGCCGCGCGGGTGACCTTTTGGGGCGCCTTGGCCATGGCCGTGACCGCTGGGGTCGGGGCGTTGTTTGGGGTACCTGCCTGA